Genomic DNA from Lactuca sativa cultivar Salinas chromosome 8, Lsat_Salinas_v11, whole genome shotgun sequence:
atatatatatatatatatatagtagaatagtaatataaaattgaatatattcatattataattactacaatactatacatattaaattcatagtagaatagtaatataaagtagtgttctcacgttctcacattaaatagtgttcttatttgaacttaaccctatatatatatatatatatatatatatatatatatatatatatatatatatatatatatatatatatatatatatatatatataacttagataAGTGATAAGTATGGACAAATTATTGAAATGTAATCACAAAAAAAGGAAGAGAATGTTGGTAAAGTCGTCAATTTTTGCAATGTCAGATTGTTTCTTTCTTGCGtttccaaaaacaaaaacaaaaaaaatcattgcATTGAAAGGTCAACCTATTATCATTCGAAAATTCCATAACTCCATTCTACATACCAATAAGGTTTGTTGAAGATGTCATGATGAGTTACATCAATTGTGAAGTTCGAGATTTAAATATACATCGATTGGCTATGCTTTTTGTTATGATGTTTGTGTAATTTTCTAGGGATTTGGTTGTTGATGATGATTTGAGGAGTACTTACTAATGTGTTTTATTATTGCAATGCATGGTTGAAATGTTGTGTGTGATTGTTTGTATATCATTTAGTTGTGTTAGCATGGAGTATCGGTATAATGTTTAGGATTGGTGACCCTAAGCGTGCATGTTTGTGTTATGCATTTCTTAGTTTATTAGTTTACTatgtgtgagacccatgtattacatgagtttatttaaaagaaaaaactaaatacaaaattttaaacatttaagaagttggaatttataagaaaagtgagaaaatattgaattataaaaattaaagtgtttttttctcttttaaatttaaacaaataatttaaataaataaagaaagaaaattaatgaatctttaatttagtaattttgaaattagaaggaaagttaatttatgaaattgatatgcatttattattgaatttaaatttaaatactatctacaatttaataaaatgaaaaaactataaaataacaagtggaataaaaattaatttaaaataaccacaaaattacatgtgaaaaataaataagaatgtgacatgtgacaaaaagatctttatttattagggaggactCGTGAAGTTCATCACCATTGGTATGATTGTTATGAGAATGTTTAGGTTGCTAGGTGTGGGAAACATGTTATTACATGTTACTACACTCAAAAGGTGCCACATCATAATCCTAGTCATAGATGAGTGTTATAACACCAAATGTGGAAATGGGCAACACCAAATAACATGTAATAACAcccatttttttatgtttttagtttCTATATTTCgaatttcttttttttatttatgtcataatatttataattataatataaattaaatcataaattaaaaataactttaaaaagtaaaaataaaaatttaaatcctaaattaaaaacaacataaaaaaatTACAACTAAGGATAAAAACACATTTAAAAacctaaaatccaaaaaaaaaagacGAAACAAATTACATATTCGATCTAAATTATTCAACTTCAGTGTCATCATAGATATTATCTGCCAAGTCTTCTCGAAGTTGTTTGCATTTTCGTTGGTTTGAATATCAACGACTCTATGTAAGTATTGTGTCGTCCCTGGTTGAAATTGAATGTGTCAAGGTTCCGTAGGCGAATACTCCGCAATGTTTCGTCTTTTATCTTCAATCGTCATGTTATGCAtaatgatacatgcatacataatatCTCGTAGAGTGTCCAACTCATATGCTCGTATCGCATGTTCAACTATGTGCCATTTTGCTTTCAGAATTCCGAAAGCACGTTCCACGTCCTTACATGCCCTTCTTGTCTTCTCTTGAAAAATTTATCTCTTGGTTCTATCAGGTGTCGAAACACCTTCACAAACATGGAATATGGTGGGTATATTCCTTCCGTGAGGTAATACCCGAACTTATACTCATGGCTATTTACTGTGAAAGGAGCATCCGGTGCCTTTTCTGTCAAAAGGTCCTAAAATATTGGTGACTAATCAAGAACGTTTACGTCGTTGTTAGAACCAACAACTCCAAAAAAAACATGCCGATTCCATAAGTCTTGTGACGCAACAACCTTTAATATTAACGAAGGCGATCTAAGATGACCACTTGTGCATTGACCTTTCCACGCCACAGGACAATTTCTCCATATCCattttgtgcaatcaatgcttcCAAGCATTCCCGAAAAACCATGTCGTTCTTTATGCACCGCATATAGTTGTTGCATGTCATTCAATGAAGGTTTGTGCAAGTATTTGTCACCGAAGGTTTCGATAACACCTCTCGCCAATCTATACAAACTTTCTCGTGCAGTTCGCTCTGACGTTCTCATATAGTCATCAATAGTTTCGAGTGATTCCCCCAAAGCCATAAGCTTGATTGTAGCAAAACATTTTTGCAACCTTGTAAAATCTCGTTTACCTCTCGCATCATACCTCAATTGAaaatattcatacctaaacatataataaatttttaaaacaattatttaataatctaagCACAGATATTAAAGTTCTAAaacaattatttaataatctaaaaaacatatattaaaattttgaaacaactgtaattACGGTACCTGCTTTCCATTGCATTGTCTATCTGTTGAAACTTATTTTTCCGCAAACGAAACATTCTTTTAAAATCGTTTGGTTGATCGACACAATTATCCGAAAAATAATCTTAAACTAGACGTCTATGCCCTTCTTCACGATCTCTGTTCAACGCCGCACGTCTGGTCAGTAGTGGAGCTGACTCTGGCGGTATCATGTCAGTAACATATTGATACATCATACTCACGAATAAATCATCCTCGTCAATATCATGATTGTATAGATGGAACGGATCAAAATGTTCCATTTTTAATTAAATAGAGTAATAGAAAAAAAATGACATTGAAAACAATAGTAACTGTTGAAAGGATTTTTTGGGTTTGATAGATAAAATGGagataaaaatgttttgtatttatattagtagagaatttttttttttatattggtGACCATTTGCAAACGGTCAAATTTTTGAATGTTCCAATCAAATTAGCCGTTTCCTTCCATTACCACCATAACATGTGTTATCATAACACCTAATAACGTAAGGGGGCGTTATGACGTCGTTGCCCATTCCGAATGGCCTTATATTAATTTTTCGTTATCATATCGTTATGTAAGTCACCTATTCATGTTGTACCGGCATTAATCACGATAGTGATGGATAAATAAGCTAAGCTACAAATGGATCCGTGAATAGGTATAGGCTCCTAGCTTAACACTTGATTTTCTTTGTCGATGTGTATCCCATGATCCAATAAGTGACTTCGGCATTAGAAATTTAGAATTGAGTCGGTGGTGGTATATAAAgtgaatatatacttttaaagaTTATTCTTTGGACATCTTTTGAAGACAATTATCATAGTGTCCTTAATCTTTctatctaataaaagaatagtttaatttttcttatgatatgtgtcatcttattaagcctcctaattaatgcatattttattcgcATTTTggcatgtgtcatcatattatatCTCCTAATTAATACATGACATTTGAAAAcctattaattctccatttcaaatttcaaattttaaatttctcactctaattgtattaaattaataacattagaataaaaattaaaataaacttaatacacattataaagtgatataatttcacatatttatttaaatcaatgattaaaatttatataactaaaaaatctcttaattaataatttatttaaaataattgattaataatttttagttttattttaaaagtttaattaattatataaccgtggttcccacgggttataaactagtgtaaCATATATGCATTCTTCATATATGTTAGTATCATACGTTTGTGTGATACTGTCTCATATGTCTATATATATTTGtgtctatgtttttttttttttttttttccgtaAGAGCTCTTCTGAGAGAAAATATTTCGACTTTACATATTCAATATGGTATTATCATCTTCGCACCTCTGTGGCTTGACACATCATAATGTTTCCTTCTTGAGAATTAGTCTGTAAGAGAGTGTAAATGTCCCACATCGATGCGACAAAATCATGTATTCTATAAGTTGATAATATGGGGATAGAAGATAAGAACATAATGATTGAAACTACGACTAAATTGATTTATAAGAGTCTTAGAAAAAATCTTAAGGACACTCAAATAACCCTTATAAATAGAAAACATTCCCAAAATAATATGACTCTTAATAACTCTTTAATTGTAATTACCCCTCAGAATAATCATCATCTTTTGATCTAATGGTTGTAGAGAATGACATGATAAGCACTCTCACTCCGCCATAAGTGACTTAAGTTCAAATCTCTTTCCAAGGCACATAAATATTGCAAGGAGTGAAGTGTGATGTGGTTTGAAACGGGCCACTTAGCTAAAAACTTTATGGTTAAAAAAGTATTTAACAATTGATAAAAGTTGGAATTTGAAATTCTTGTATATATAAAGGTTTCTTACAGAGTTATCTTAAATAAACCTCATCCACTCTCACATTGGTGCCACACATACATATAAAACCATCTTTGGAAGTTCATTTAACAACTAACCACACTCTTTTTGAACCTTTTATGTTAAGTACTAGGTTAAACCCTATAGAACCCACAGGTGATAATTTTAAGTAGAATTGAAAATTTGATTATATAATAAAgtaatattgtatttttttttaataattttgtaATTTACATGTAAATCCACCTATTTTATAAAAGTCATGAGTTTGTATAATGCAACATAGTATCACTCAAAAGACAAGCGTGTGGGTTGTAAAAAAACTTTATTCTTATTAAACCCTTACTTTTAGTGCATGATTCTTGTTGAAAATATACGGGTTGTAAAATCAACCACAAAGGAGCACGTGGGAAGAAAAACAGTTTGTTGGCTAAAACGTTAATTTTCCCATTGTAACTTACCATCTCAATAAATCATCAATTCCATTGTCTCCATCTTTTTTCTTTCATTATAACATCCATCTTCCATTTCTttcttttaatattgattttAGAAAAAGAAGCATTTCCTTTATAAAATGGCGCCATATATTTTTGAATTATTGGTAAATTAAAGATCAACAACTTTTGCACGTAATTGCATGTATACATATTCAAATATGTAATTGCATGAGCTAACATTGATCATAATATCTAGATGCTCTCTAATTTCAAACCTGCTTTCAGAATTATCTGACAAGTAATACATTATTACTTCAATATGGTATGATTTCAATGAAAAAGAACATTCTTTATTATCTgaaggaaaagaaaaaaagaacatTATAAACCAAAAACTAACAATCTATCGTCCTAAAAAGTTAGTAAGGGAGAATCATAAAAAATTAAGTGTTTTTATTGTCTTTGTTACCGAATATATAATAAAGATACAAGGGTTTCTATTATATAAATTCAGAAATCgacaatattataattataatattatatatataaataatggcCCGTAGTATATACAAGGATAATGATATAGTTACATTTAAGTTCCAAACCCACTTGTGCTTTTAATACTTTTTTATGTTATCAAATCAGCACATATAATAATAACCAACTGCAAAACCAAAAGAAACACTAtcttcataaaaaaaaatactatgttctagttatattaatataattagtCATTCAAAACACCTCttagaaaaagaaaataagaaagtTTAACATACAAAAACATATATTATTTGTGTGAAACGACTTATAATAAATATGGTAAAAAAAACTTGACGCTTTTCTAACTTGAGCCATGAACTTTCATCTAAGCATCTATGAACTAAAGATAGCAGCAATAAATTTTAACTTGCATAAATTTTGAAAGCAGAAGCAGCAACAGACCAGGATACCACGGTTGATAAAAAAACATTATTGATAATTTCAAATCGTAATGACTAAtcaaagttttgtaaaaaaatatatattaatttacaATGATAGATGTTTTGTCAGTAAATTTATGGCCTATAACTATTAAGCGTTACAAAAGCTAATATTCTAATGGGGTTTGAAATTCTTAAATTAGAAGCTTTTAATTACTATGAAAGTATTAATCAAGCTGATATTTTTCTATTAGTAATTAGTTAATCTGATATTTTTCCTATTAATTAATCCGGTGAAGCGTTAATTGGTCCAAATGTTAAACTCGATTATGATACTGTAGGTTTTCGTTTTTTCTTGTCAATGTTCCCTTCATTGCAATTTCTTATATGTAGTTTAGAAATGAAGTATTATTTTTTGCTTGAGTGATAATTCTTATGTGTGTTGTGTTAATCCATTTGTGAGGAATACGAGTTCAATGTTTTAATGTTGCTATCGATCGGTATGCATTTAGGGTAGCTTGTAGAAGATAACTCTCTTTGTCactaaattctttttcgtttgtGGCCTACAAAGTACTTTTTTTATCAACTATGTATATCAATAAGAAAAAATAAAGTTACATATTAGTAAGAATAATGTAAAATTATAGATGAATGAAAGTTTTTAAATACTTTTGATTTCAATGAACCTCATAAATTTCAAgtaaaagaaatattatttacttgatatatacatttatttacattaaacatcattgtttgctaataaaaactaaacaaaatatatgtgattatataatcTTTAAAGGGGTGAAGAAAATCATAAAGACTCATGATTAATATGCAAAAAACACAATAAAGTTATTGTAACAGTTTATACACCACATGCAATGATGATGTATTAAATTTGTTTcaatttaaatgaaaatacacaaaattcatcaagaaaataaatataatacaCAGTAGAATCATGATAAATTGATTTTTCTTGGAAATATGTATTACATTCATATAATAGATTTGTTTCATTATCTTGGCCAAATGCTTAGCTCAAACACCTGTTGTGAATCAATTTGTCCACTTTGAAGCTTTCTTAACCAAGATCCACTAATAATGATAGATAGTTGTGATGGATCTGTTCAATTACTAATTGTATTTGATTTTGGCAGATGATGAACCCTGGGAGTTATTGCAGCTTATTTAGAGATATCCAGGAAGCATACCAGATGTGGATATGAATATTGAATTGATAAGAAAGGTGCCAATTTTCGTTATTGCATCTCTTGTCTGgttgcatgcaataatatctTGAAAATCGCCTGAAAATTCTTGCTACTAAGAAGGCAGCaagattgaaaaaaaaacatatttattttgaTTAAGAGTGAAGATTATTATATTCTTAACcacattaaaaacacattgtcAAACTGTTGAAATTTTCAAATTCgccatttagaaaaaaaaaacataaccaaCACATTCTAAAATCATAAAGACCAATCCacttatttttcatatttaatcTTTGACCCCATCACACACAATACAAGACCCTTCTCACAAGCAGATTAACcaaagggatatatatatatatatatatatatatatatatatatatatatatatatatatatatatatatatatatatatatagccttcTAGAAAACAAATCGGATCTACCATTTGCCATTCCAGCCTTCACCGGTGTCGGTGAAGGTCTCCCTCTTCCAGATCCAATCGTCATATTTCCCACTTTTTCACCTGTTTCACCAATAATGCCTCCACCATCGACTCTTCCTTTTCCCGTATATACCCTTCCTCCTGAAATTATTAgcatttattaattattatcagttaattgaaatataaatgaatacatatcaaaaagaaagaaataaaCTATTTACTTGGGTTAATATTGATTTTGATTGGTAGTTGGTCTTTTCATTTACTCCTACATGTCGATTCAATTCCAcacttcttatatatatatatatatatatatatatatatatatatatatatatatatatatatatatatatatatatatatatatatatatataaacggaaaaaatcaaatgagaacacctaaaaggttgagaacacgAGAACAAGTATATTCATTTCTGATgttatgtattcatttgtggagaaatgataaatttttacgcataatcaacatgaatatgctttttctcttcaattgaaattaaagacgtaaaaatttatcatttctctaAAATGAATATATGAAATCgcaaatgaatatactttgttctcgcgttctcaacctttttagtgttctcatttgatcctactcctatatatatatatatatatatatatatatatatatatatatatatatatatatatatatatatatatatatatatataatcacctCGTCAACACACCAGCCGACCTTGCCTCCCTCGACCTTCCTCCACCCTTCCTCCGACGTTGTTCCTAGGGATGGCAAttattgacacgacacgacaaaaatacacgacacaaaacgaaattgggacgaaattgaaatttgaattcgtgttcgtgtcaagtgttaaaaacacgatgtcgtgtcgtgtcgtgttcgtgttcaaaatttgacacgaaattgacacgatttaccatttatttgtcgtgtttttcgtgttatgtatgattaaatattaattaaataaactaattgttatattatgttatatttttcgtgtcgtgtcgtgttcgtcgttttttaattggttcgttttcgtgttagttagaAAAAACACAACACCGTGTCGTGTGGTGTCAGACAGAAACACGACACGATGgcccgatttgccacccctagTCGTTCCCCTCTCCGATGTAGAAAAGAGACTCCTTTGTGGAGAACCGACAAAGATAAATTTTGTATGTTTTCCGGCTCGGATTTTAATTCCAATTACTACAAATACCGCATACTGAACCCTCCTAAAAACTATACATTACCTTCTCCTAAACTTGAAACAAATTGGATTTCTTGGTGGTTTGAAACAAGAATGACGGAACAAGTCACCCTCTCTCTCTTCCTACCACAAATTGCTTTCTTTAATGGTTACAGAACAAATATTGAAAGAAGTTGTCAAAAGTTAGTTACAGGGGAGCGGGGATGACAACATTCAAAGAAAGCAAAGGTTGATCTCATCTTGAACAATTCCAAATTTTGAACAATTTCGAATTCGTAGCTAATTTGAATTCCTAGATGATGAAATTACCCCAGGAAAAGTGACACTTATGGACAAAACAAGTGACTGGGATGATGATGAAAGAAGTGGTGGAAAGATCCTTGTCCTACGAGAAGAATTTTCAAAAAACCAACAAGATTTTCTTGATGAATATTTGCCACAatgggatgaacaactcgccacACAAAGATTAGAGTCTGAATGGGAAAACCCATTCGCAGCGACACATGGTGAGGACCATACAATTCTTCATCTTTCCAAAGAAGATGATGACAATCTGCCATACCCAAAGTTTCACAACTTTAAAcaaatgtgtaacatcccaagtcagaatcaagagttcagggggcaaagtgtaagtttggaaaagaggaactcggcgagtaagagctgcaactcgtcgagtctaagcgtGTGCCGGACACGTGTTAAgtgatcggactcgccgagtcggag
This window encodes:
- the LOC111882792 gene encoding uncharacterized protein LOC111882792, which translates into the protein MFRLRKNKFQQIDNAMESRYEYFQLRYDARGKRDFTRLQKCFATIKLMALGESLETIDDYMRTSERTARESLYRLARGVIETFGDKYLHKPSLNDMQQLYAVHKERHGFSGMLGSIDCTKWIWRNCPVAWKGQCTSGHLRSPSLILKVVASQDLWNRHVFFGVVGSNNDVNVLD